The segment TTTGGAAGACCTGAACCGAGAGATAAGACGGCTGCTGGAACGATACAATAACCTGCTGTTCCGGCGTAAGGAAGCTAGTCGCCTGGAACTGTTCCAATCGGTGGAACGGGAATATCTAAAACCCTTGCCAGAGATGGCTTATGAACTCAAAGGCTATCGAAGGGCTAAAGTCCAGAAGATGGGCTATGTGTACTTCTCCCCGGATAAAAGCTACTACAGCGTACCCTATCGTTACATCGGAAAAGAAACCACTATCCATTATACTGGTTCTTCAGTCGAAGTCTATTATTACCATCAACGGATTGGCTTGCACCAGCGTAACCCCTCCAAAGGAAGCTATAATACCAACAAAGAGCATCTTAGCAGTACCCATAAATTCTATAGCGACTGGAGCCCGGAATTTTTTAAGAAGAAAGCGGCCGCGCATGGCAAGCACGTACTGGGTTGTGTAGAGAAAATAATGGCCGGAGTGGACTACCCGGAGATAGGCTACAAACGAGCTATGGGGGTGATCCAGCTCCATAAATCCTATGGCACGCAGCGTCTGGACAATGCCTGTAAAAGAGCACTTCAGGCAGATGCCGCTACCTACCAGCGCATCAAGAATATCCTGAAGAATAACCTGGATAAAACCTCCCTGTTCTACCAGGACCTGGAAGAAGATAAATCCCATATCCCCAAACACGATAACATCCGGGGTGCCTCGGCATATCAATAACGTATCATTAATCCAATGAAATATGAACAACAATCAGACTATTGAAAAACTAAAACAAATGCGCCTGGGGGCTATGGCCCAGTTACACCTGCAACATGTAAAGGACAACCGCATAGAAAACATCACTGCAGATGAATACCTGGCACTGCTAACTGACCACCAATGGGAAGACTGGCAGAACCGAAAGATAGAGCGGCTCTTAAAACAAGCGGGGTTCAAGCAACAGGCCAGCCTTGCCGATGTGAACTACACCCAGAACCGCAATCTGGACAAGAATATGTTTACCCGCTTAGGGAGCCTGGATTTTATCACCAGGAAGGAGAATATTATTCTTACCGGAGCTTCCGGGGTAGGTAAAAGTTATTTGGCTCAGGCTTTAGGACATCAGGGATGTATGATGGAATACAAAACCATCTACACCAATACCGCCCGGCTTTTAAAAAAACTAAAACTCAGTAAAGTGGACGGAACCTACCTTAAAGAATTAGGAAAACTCCTGAAAGCAGATTTGCTGATTCTTGATGATTTTGGCCTGCAGAGCTTTGATAACCATGCCAGGGAAACTTTAATGGATATCATTGACGATAGGTATAATAAAGCTTCTACTATTATATCCTCTCAATTACCTGTATCTGCTTGGTATGATATTATTGGTGAGGGAACTATAGCAGATGCTATTTTGGATAGGATCGTGAACTCCTCGCATCGAATAGATCTGAAAGGAGAGTCATTAAGAAAAGGAGCTTTAAAAAACGAGTAAGAGTAATTTTTTATATAATTGTAGTATCTTTTAAAGTGGCACTGTTTGACCGAAACAGGTGGCACCATCACTCCGAAATAGCCACTATAGCTCCTAAAAGGATTTTTCTCA is part of the Antarcticibacterium sp. 1MA-6-2 genome and harbors:
- the istB gene encoding IS21-like element helper ATPase IstB; translation: MNNNQTIEKLKQMRLGAMAQLHLQHVKDNRIENITADEYLALLTDHQWEDWQNRKIERLLKQAGFKQQASLADVNYTQNRNLDKNMFTRLGSLDFITRKENIILTGASGVGKSYLAQALGHQGCMMEYKTIYTNTARLLKKLKLSKVDGTYLKELGKLLKADLLILDDFGLQSFDNHARETLMDIIDDRYNKASTIISSQLPVSAWYDIIGEGTIADAILDRIVNSSHRIDLKGESLRKGALKNE